ATGATCCTCTCCGACTCGCCCCCCGCGTACACCTCTGCGTTGTCGAAGAAGTTGACGCCGCCCTCGTAGGCGGCCTGCATGCACTCGAGGGCGAGCCCGTCGTCGAGCTGGGACTTGAACGTGACCCACGACCCGAACGAGAGCACGCTGACCTTGACCCCCGCGCGGCCGAGCCGGCGGTACTCCATCTGCACCTCTTTCGCTCGCGAACGTCCAGACTACCGGCCGCGCAGAGCCCGGACGGTCTCGATCGTGTCGGCGTCCGCCGGGTCCTTGTCGTCGCGGTACCGCTTCACCCGAGCGAAGCGCAGGGCGACGCCGCCCGGGTACCGGGTCGAGGTCTGCACGCCGTCCAGCCCGATCTCCACGACCAGTTCCGGCCTCACCCACACGACGTGGCCCTCGCGTCCGGTCTCCCGGGCCAGGAGCTCGGCCGTCTGCCAGCGAAGGAGCTCGTCGGTCAGGCCCTTGAACGTCTTGCCGACCATCACGAAGCCGCCCGTGGCCGGGTCGCGCGCGCCCAGGTGCAGGTTCGAGAGCCACCCCTGCCTGCGTCCCGACCCCCACTCGACGGCGATCACGACGAGGTCGAGGGTCCGGACGGGCTTCACCTTCCGCCAGGCCTTGCCGCGGCGCCCGGCGGCATAGGTCGACGAGACGTCCTTCACGACCACGCCCTCGTGGCCGGCATCCAGGGCCTCGCCCAGCACGCGCTGCGCCTCTTGGACATCCGACGTCACGACGCCGGGGATCCGCAGGTGGCCGGCGAACGACTCGAGGCAGGCCAGCCGCTCTCGCAGAGGCTCGTCCACGAGCGTGCGTCCGTCGACGTGCAGGCAGTCGAACAGGAACCCGGTGACGTCGTGGATGCGCTTCATCGTCTCCTGGAAGGCGGCCGGACG
This DNA window, taken from Actinomycetota bacterium, encodes the following:
- a CDS encoding ATP-dependent DNA ligase is translated as FTGELRQGALEGVMTDAVAKASGLPAALVRRAVMLDGDLGRVAELALREGEEAVAAVGFRIGRPVLPMLASTADDVAAAMDGLGEASVEWKLDGIRVQVHKRGSDVQAWTRNLNGCTERVPGIVAAVRELEVDEAVLDGEAIWLELDQRPAAFQETMKRIHDVTGFLFDCLHVDGRTLVDEPLRERLACLESFAGHLRIPGVVTSDVQEAQRVLGEALDAGHEGVVVKDVSSTYAAGRRGKAWRKVKPVRTLDLVVIAVEWGSGRRQGWLSNLHLGARDPATGGFVMVGKTFKGLTDELLRWQTAELLARETGREGHVVWVRPELVVEIGLDGVQTSTRYPGGVALRFARVKRYRDDKDPADADTIETVRALRGR